The genomic interval TTTAACTTGAAGTTAAATAGTCCTGTTAAACTACAACTTGTGATGTTTCGTGCGTAAAGGAGGGGCGCATGCCAAAGTGAGCGAGTGCCACTGGAAGAAATCGCACCAAAGATGTCAACATTGCTTTACCACCCACTCGAAATCGATTGTATTACCTTCAAGAAGGTGGCTCCTCGTATAAATAGGGACGCATTATTTGAAGAAAGACGGTGGTGAGCACAATCTGCtagctgttctctctctctctctctttctctctctctctctctctctctcctctcgggACCGCAGACAACGCCTGGAAGAATTTGCTGAAGACATCTCTGTCCACTTTCCAGGACAAAAGCATATTTAAATCCTAAACTAGTAAGTCTAAAGTTAATATAACTTTATTGTTGTACCCGTAAATTAAACTGGAGATATTACAGCTGCTGCGTAAAGTGGATGCACCACACTATTTCCTGCGATTGATTCAGCTTTTAGAGCGTATTCTTACAGGGAATgcctttttgtcattttgtcaaTGTGAAAAATCTCAGATTGTAAATTCTGCTAATACATCTGCTGATTAAGCCTGGTGCAAAGTGTATGGCTATCTTTTTGTCTGTCAGAATCTCCAAAAAATACTGGAATGATTCTAAAGAAACTCTGTGTAACAAGCCAtgtttgcttctgttttttttttttttcagacagtgAAGTCATGCAGGTGGAGAGGAAATGGCACATACTCTTGTCTATCTTCTTTCTGCTCATCACCTCAGGCCAGTGCATGGACAGCAAGGACatgaagcagaaagaaagaaggaccCTGTTGGATCTTATCTTACAGGTTATCAGAGACAGCCAGCACCGGGACAAAGGCGTCTCCAGGCGCTGTAGCAGTGGACTCCTCACTTCAGCCCAAGACATGAAGTTCTCCTCCCGGGAAAAGCCTTACTATGTTCCTAGGCTGGATAACAGTAGACTCATAGGTAAGctgataacatttatttttaggtCCTAATCATGAAAGCATAATCCCCATTTCTCCGGTTGAGACAGCTGTCATCTGTCTGGTATGAGCTGTACACCTTATTaatgagccttttttttagtttggctGTATTGAACATAGCCTGTGCATGTTAATTCAAGTTATATAGAATAGAAAGTTGGGATGTCTGTTTATGTACACTTAAAATGCATGACAAAGTGTCCAGATATTTCTGTCCTCAGATGTCCACCTAATTTAAAGTGATTCTTTTATGCATTTAATAGAGGTGGGCTTTTTCTGTGTAGGAAAAAGGGAGTTCTTTacttttataaaatgttatattGTTATTTTCTGGACACCCTTTCCCAAGGTGTCAGCCATACAGTTTCTCTCCTTCATTCAAACTGTAAATGGCTGATGAACACAGATGTAGAAAGGTACTATGAGAGCATGTAGGAGGAGCATCATGCCACATTTTTTGcatgattcattcagtatgatTCATTGTGAAATCTAAAACATGAATGatggtttaaaaacacacaatgacatcTCATTCAAATTATACATCATACAAGATTAGCTGTGGTGTGTTTCATTAATGTAATTTGCAGCTAACACTCTTTTACGCTATGTTTGTGGAGTGATGAGGATAGGTAGACTTGCACTTTATTCATCTGAAATGTAAAGCTGTCCAGGTCACATTGCTGAGAAGAGAATCATAATCTTACCTGAGCAACTCAGCCTTCAATATTTTTCTCCcctaaaaaatatttgttgacaATTTTCCTATAGTGTAAATGGATGTTGAGCATCATCAAATAAgtaaaaatgtgctttattcACTTAAACAAAAGCATTATGTCATGACTAAGATTCatttatgaatgaatgttaAACTTGGACAACATCTCTTTAACTATTTCAGATCCAAGAAAGAAGTTTTTCCCAACACAGACTGTATTTAACAAAATATccagaaaatgttttcagtgtgaGAAACTTCGAGTGTCCCTCTAGGCCTCTTTAAGTTAATTTAGTGCCATGAGAGCGAAATGTGTTGTTTAGCTACAAAGACAAATTGTACTCTTTAACTTCACTATGAATTAGATCATGTTTTGGAGACATTACCCAGGCCTTGCAAAGCTCAAAGTCTTGGCCCAGGCTTATGGAATTGGAAAAGTACCTTTCTCAGACCACTGGTTGGGTGGAATTTATCTTCTGAGGTTATTAAAAGCAGCATATTAACAACTGGTGCGTGGGACACTATACCAAAGATCCATGGTTACGCAAGGATACACTTTTGGAACCCAAAGATGAGGGAGGAGAAACATCTGTAGGCCTGCTAATGTGTGAGCCTCAAACATCTCTGCATGCTTCTGAAATACCACGGCGGTGTCACCAGAGGACGTGACACCGGGGGATAgatttgtttacatctggtttTATcagtaacattttatttttcatgtgtggCACAATTATTAAGCTCAACATCGACTGATGTGgacttctgtatttttttatttgttgacatGCATTTATTAAAGCACAGGGAAATACAGTACACAGGCTTTAAGCTGCCAAACCACATCAGCTGACTTTGTGTAATCCAGCCTGCCATTGTACTCTTTACATCTGGGTCTTGCTTTAAAGACAGAGTTGGCTCTAATACATCAGAAACCATTTTAGAACTGTAAAATTTGTGTAACTATTAACAAGCAGTCATCCTCCTCCTATAGTTACAGCGTTACAACCTGCTCCTGGGTCAGGGGGCTAATGTGATAGGAGCCCAGTAACTCCTAGCATGGATTTATTCTGATGAGCATTAAGCTCAAATACAATAATCTctttagcctgttagcatggCTAATGTGTTATCAGACACCTACATGGATGAGTAGAGGGGTGTGAGTATGAAATACCTACAATGACACCACCAAATCTCTTAGAGAATAACATACACATGTAGAGATTTATCACAGAGATACTGCATAAAATGCTCCGTTAACAAACTCGATTCATGGTTAACAATGAATGAAGCATTTGTAATGCTTTAGTTAGAATTTTAGTTAAATAGCAGGCATGGGTGCAATAATCGGAGATCAGTCAGGATATGTGTCATAGAGaactgctttttctttttttttaccgaaAGTTGTGATAGTAAGACCTAAAAACGACTGTTGATTGACAGGCTAAcaatgttgttctttttcagaAATTTTTCCTAGAGATGTAAACATGAAAGACAAATTCATTCAGCATTTCACAGGTAAGAAAATGCCATGAGTGCAAAACTTTTCTGCGGACTATTATACCTAGAATATGTCTTTTAGAGGATGGTTGGCTGTTAACTATTAGTCTTTCCCTCTTCTAAGTCAGCATACAGTATGCTTAAGGCCTAGAAAGCTTTGTGAACATGGGCACTGCTGTGGGTCAGGGTAGGGTTGCTGGCTTAGCCGTAGGGCCAGGCTTCAGGGAAATTGCTCATGGTCTGAAGGCGACAGAATTAAGTTGAAGGCAGTGCGGGGTTAAGCTGATTATTTGTCTCAGGACCTTTCAC from Labrus mixtus chromosome 3, fLabMix1.1, whole genome shotgun sequence carries:
- the alkal1 gene encoding ALK and LTK ligand 1 isoform X2, translated to MQVERKWHILLSIFFLLITSGQCMDSKDMKQKERRTLLDLILQVIRDSQHRDKGVSRRCSSGLLTSAQDMKFSSREKPYYVPRLDNSRLIEIFPRDVNMKDKFIQHFTGPVKFSSECRTHFHRLYHNTRDCSRPAYYKRCARLLTRLAMSPLCMQS
- the alkal1 gene encoding ALK and LTK ligand 1 isoform X1, with translation MQVERKWHILLSIFFLLITSGQCMDSKDMKQKERRTLLDLILQVIRDSQHRDKGVSRRCSSGLLTSAQDMKFSSREKPYYVPRLDNSRLIEIFPRDVNMKDKFIQHFTAGPVKFSSECRTHFHRLYHNTRDCSRPAYYKRCARLLTRLAMSPLCMQS